The Streptomyces sp. WZ-12 genome segment CGCGTCCACCTCGCGGTCCGGGGCAGCCGGTAGCGCAGACAGGCTGCCCAGCAGCCGCTCGTAGGCTTCGGCCCACCGGGTGAGTTCTGCTTCCCTTCCCGGCATGCCCAGTAACTGGGCCACCAGCGCACTGGGGAGCTTCGCTGCGAAGTCCGCCACCAGATCGAGGACACCCGTGCGAGGCAGCTCCTCAAGGGCGCGGGCGGCGATGTGCCGCAGGTCGTTCTCGCGGCTCCTCACGCGAGTGCCGGTGAACTGTTCGGCCAAGGCTGACCGGATGGCCTTGTGCTGTGGCGGATCCATGAAGAGCATCTGCTCGTGCACCATGGTGCTCAGGCTGGCGGAGGCGTGCAGGCCCAGCTCCTGAAACGCATCCTGGTCGTGCTCGCGCACGGAGGAGAATGTCCGGTGGTCGCGCAGGATCTCAACCGCCTCGGCGTAGCCGGAGCACACCCACATGCCCCCGACCTCGTCGAAAAACAGCGGACCGAGCTCGGCAATGGCGTCGATGTAGACGGACGGATCGGCGATGACTTCGGGAGTTCTGAGCAGGTGAACTCCATGCCTGGCACGGTCGTATCCGGCAGGGCGCTCACGCAGGCGCATGGGATCCTCTCAGGTGAGTTGGTTCGTGGCTTGGGGACGCTGCCGCTTCGGGAAACACTTCGGGCACGCAGGCGTGGTCAGCTGACGTGGCCGACGACCACGCCGTTGGCGCCCGCGGCCTTGAGGGGCAGGACCTCCACGCGGGCGAAGCCTGCCTCCAGCAGCCAGTTGTGGTATTCCGCAGCCGAGTAGTTCTTGCCGCCCTCGGTCTCCACCAGCATGTTCATCCCCATCAAGGCCGCAGCCGGTGGGCCGGTACGCTCGTCGTTGAGCAGGAGCTCGCAGATCAGCACGGCGCCGTCTGGGGGGAGAGCGGTCCGGCACTTGCGCAGCAGCGCCCGGCCGTTCTCTTCATCCCAGTCGTGAAGAATCATGCTCAGGATGATGGTGTCGTAGCCGCGGGGCAGTTCGGGGTCACGGATGAAGTCGCCGGCGACCGTATCGACGGTTTCGTTCATTTTGGCGTCGGTGATCTTCTGGCGCGCCAGGTCACACACGTGTGGCAATTCGAAGACCGTCGCGCTCAAGTTGCCGAAGTGACGGCACAGTTCGATGGGGAAGGCGCCGGCGCCGCCACCCACGTCCAACAGTCGAGTGTGCCGGGTGAAGTCATAGGCCGTGGCGAGCGCACGCGCCGTGAAGGTGGAGATGGAATACATGCAGTCCCAGAACAGCTGCAGCGTCTCTGAGTCTTCGGTGTCAAAGAGCGACTCCTGCGTGCCCGGGGTCCAGGTGAGGGGACGGTTTGTCCGGAGAGCCTGGACGATGGACTGCCAGGCCGGGTACTCCCGGCGATCCAGGTAGCGGACGAACCCGCCGAAGTAGTAAGGCCGCCCCTCGACCAGGTACTCCTCCGAGAGTTCCGAATTCCGGTACCGGGAACCGGACTTGTTCAGCAGGCCCAACGATGCGCAGCCGGCCAGGAGCAGGTCGGCAGGGCGGTCAGCTATCCCCAGCTCGCCCGACACCTCTTCCATGGTCATCTCGCGCCCTCCGGCCAGCAGATTGAACAGGCCGACATCAATGGCGCCCGCATAGGTTTTGAAGCTCCAGAATCCCGTGGCGAGCTGCATGAGAGGGGTGGGCAGCAGTGGTGTGGCGTCTTTGTGCGGTTGCTTCATGGCAAGCTCCTGGTGAGACGTGGAGGGGCGAGTTTCCTCACTCGTCCCTGATCGGTTCTGCGGGGTACTTCGCGACTTAGCCGAAGAGCGGTTCGCTCGATAGCGGCCGGAACCGGGATTGGAAGAAGCGCAGCGTTTCAGGTTCGTAGGCGAACTCCACGCCCGAACGCAGCTCCGCTCGCTGCCTGTACAGCCGGATGACGCTGTCGGCCACCACATCCATGTGGCTCTGCGTGTAGGCGCGACGCGGGATGGTGAGCCGGACCAGTTCGAGGCGCGGATACCGGTTCTCGCCCGTCACCGGGTCGCGCCCGGCCGACACCGCTCCCCGCTCAGTGGACCTGATCCCGGCATCGAGGTAGAGCGCACACGTCAACGTCTGTGCGGGAAACTGCTCGTGGGGAACGCCCGGCAGGAAAGCGGATGCGTCGAGGAACACGGCGTGCCCGCCCACCGGGCGTACGATCGGCACGCCCGCCGCAGCGATCCGGTCCGCTAGGTAGGCCACCTGCTGGACGCGGGTGCGGATGCTGTCCTCCTGTACGGACTCCTCAATGCCTTGCGCCGTCGCTTCCAGGTCACGGCCGGCCATCCCGCCGTAGGTGTGCAGTCCCTCGTAGACAACGACCAGGTTGCGGGCCTGCTCCGCGAGTGCGGGATCGCGCACAGCAAGCCAGCCGCCGATATTGGCGAAGCTGTCTTTCTTCGCCGACATCGTGGCGCCGTCGGTCAGCGCGCACATCTCCCGCAGGATGTCGGCCACCGAGCGCCCGCTCCAGCCCGGCTCACGCTGCTTGATGAACCAGGCGTTCTCCACTGCCCTCGCCGCGTCGAGCATGACCGGAATCCGGTAGCGACGGGTGAGTTCACGGACCTCCGAAAGGTTGGCCATACTGATGGGCTGGCCTCCGGCCATGTTCACCGTCGCGGCCAAGGAA includes the following:
- a CDS encoding methyltransferase, whose translation is MKQPHKDATPLLPTPLMQLATGFWSFKTYAGAIDVGLFNLLAGGREMTMEEVSGELGIADRPADLLLAGCASLGLLNKSGSRYRNSELSEEYLVEGRPYYFGGFVRYLDRREYPAWQSIVQALRTNRPLTWTPGTQESLFDTEDSETLQLFWDCMYSISTFTARALATAYDFTRHTRLLDVGGGAGAFPIELCRHFGNLSATVFELPHVCDLARQKITDAKMNETVDTVAGDFIRDPELPRGYDTIILSMILHDWDEENGRALLRKCRTALPPDGAVLICELLLNDERTGPPAAALMGMNMLVETEGGKNYSAAEYHNWLLEAGFARVEVLPLKAAGANGVVVGHVS
- a CDS encoding tryptophanase; this translates as MSESGNAESTGATAGARHPAEPWRVKSIEFIRLTSVEERRAALSAAGYNVGLLPAELVYIDLYTDSGTSAMSDRQWAAVMLGDESYAGSRSYYRFEAAVRDYYGYEHVIPAHQGRAAENLLSRCLIRPGHHIPGNMYFTTTRQHQELNGGTFHDIIIDEAHDPGADLPFKGNVDLAKLERLIDKVGAEQVPYVSLAATVNMAGGQPISMANLSEVRELTRRYRIPVMLDAARAVENAWFIKQREPGWSGRSVADILREMCALTDGATMSAKKDSFANIGGWLAVRDPALAEQARNLVVVYEGLHTYGGMAGRDLEATAQGIEESVQEDSIRTRVQQVAYLADRIAAAGVPIVRPVGGHAVFLDASAFLPGVPHEQFPAQTLTCALYLDAGIRSTERGAVSAGRDPVTGENRYPRLELVRLTIPRRAYTQSHMDVVADSVIRLYRQRAELRSGVEFAYEPETLRFFQSRFRPLSSEPLFG